The Rhodohalobacter barkolensis genome includes the window TTTTGAAATTGCTGAGGATATCTCCGATTTAGATCCTGCAGTGAAGCGTCAGGCTCGTTTTCAAAGAGCATGGGTGCAATACAGTAATCAGGCCTATGAACAATCTCAACCGGAATTTGAGCGAGTTCATAACGAATCACCTGAGTCAACACTAGGGAAAGAAGCACTATTCTGGAGTGCAGATGCTCATTATCAGATCCGGAATTATGGCCCTGCAGCTTCGCAGTATGCGCAGTTTATTGAGCGTTATCCGGATCATGAACTGGTAGGAGCTGCAAAATATGCTCTTGGCTGGTCGTACTTTATGATGGGTGATTTTGAAAATGCAACGGCTCCATTAATCGATTTTCTGGAGAACTATGATCCTCCCTCAATAGCCCTTTTTCCTTTCGATACCGATACTCAATTGAGAATTGGGGATGCTTTCTATGCGCAGGGTGAATATCAAGATGCACTCAGATATTACAATATGGCAATTGGTGCAGAACCCGGAGGAGACTATGCGATGTTTCAGGTAGCAAACAGCTACTATCGCATGAATCAAAATTTTGAAGCCGTCTCACAGTTTCGGCGAGTATTAAGAATTTATCCATTCTCATCTCTGCGAGAGCAGGCTCAGTACAACGTGGCTTATATATATCTCAATACAGGAAATTATGATCAGGCAATCGAGGAGTTTCAAGCCGTGATCAATCGCTATCCCGAAACAGAGTGGGCCGCACGAGCTCAGTACAACATTGGTGACTCGTACTACAATGCCGGAAATTATGATCAGGCGATCGAAGCTTACAATCAGGTTTTAGAGGATTATCCACGCAGTAACTATATCATCGAAGCCATTAACGGTATCCAGTTTGCGCAGTTGTCAGCCGGTGAAGAGGATTCATCCACGGAAGTTCTGGAGGAGTTTCTCGCGGATAATCCAACCTCATCCACTGCTGATAGATTACGATTCAGACAGGCCGAAAATATGATGCAGTCGGGTGACTATGAAGCTGCCGTAGATGAATTTCGACAATATCTTAGAATTACCAATAACCAAGAGTTGGTTCCGGATGCATACATCAATATGGCTGATGCATATGTTAGAACCGATAACACGGAAGCGGCTATAGAAGCATTACAAACATTGGTAAATGATTTTCCTGATTCTGACCAAACGGCAAGTGCGCTTGCAGAGTTAGGTCGGTTACACTACGATGAAGGAAATTACCGGGAATCTTACGAAAGCTATGAGCAGCTTATTGAAGCTGATGCACGATATCGACAGGAAGGAATTTTAGGTATGGGCAACGCGAATATCGCAATGGGTAATGTTAATGAGGCCAGGCAAAATTTTGAGGAAGTTCTCTCCATCGATGAAAACAGTGATGCTGCCCGGGTTGGTTTGGGTAAAGTTTTATTAGAAGATGACCGGGTAGAAGAAGCCCGAAGGTTCTTTTCATTGGTTGCTGAAAATAATACCACAGATATTGGAGCCGAAGCTCAATATTTATTGGGAGAGTCCTATCTTAGCTCCGGAGACAGCGAATCTGCTCGTGAAGCATTTTCCCGGGTGCAGGTGCTGTTTGAAACTTATGATGTTTGGGTAGCTGAAGCGCAGTACAAGATAGCAGAAATTCATATAAGAGAAGGCCGCCGTGGAGACGCCATGTCACTGCTGGAATCTATTGTAGAACAATATCCGGGAACCTCCGGCGCCGAAAAAGCAGAAGCACTTCTCAATAGAAATTAATTATGATTCAAAAAACTAAACCTGCAGAAAAGTTGGCAGGGACGTTGGTGATGCCACCCGATAAGTCAATTTCGCACAGGGCGGCTCTATTTGCGGCAATCAGTGATGAAAATAGTATAATTGAAAACTACTCTTCGGCTGCGGATCCCCAAAGCACATTGTCCTGCTTAAGGCAATTGGGCGTTTCCATTCAAAAAAAAGGGAATCGCGTTGAAATTGAAGGTGTAGGTCGGGATGGTTTTCGACCACCTGAATCACCTCTGGATTGTGGAAATTCCGGTACAACGATGCGTCTTCTCTCCGGAATTATGGCGGGTGCCGGAATAAAATGTAAGCTGATTGGTGATGAATCACTCTCGTCGCGAACCATGAAGCGGATCATAGATCCATTACGGCAAATGGGTTGCGATATATCGGGAAGGGATGAGGAGTTTGCACCTATTAGAATTGAACCTCACAACGGATTAAATCCATTACGCTATCCTTTGCCAATTGCCAGTGCGCAGTTAAAGTCATCCGTACTACTTGCCGGACTTTTTGGTGATGAACCCACTGAAGTGATTGAAACTGTACCCAGCAGGGATCATACAGAACGGCTATT containing:
- a CDS encoding tetratricopeptide repeat protein; the protein is MSRTFHRYLLTTLIFVVPSLLFGQQHQESYQKDFQEALNLFDKGLYEASIPLFETAKTSAENSVTRETASFLHARAYIKIDSSGVERHVDQFVQTYPMSTRSAVLLKELGHLHKENGDLEEAISNLDAALSYPQSGSDKAELYYILGETSAQNGDFELARNYFLTLSDEHRRSDWAPKALYARGRLFLEEEKFDESADAFELLRERYPFDAMTRRIGTALGESYYQQRNFEEAIRAFEDALPHLDHENRQKAVYLTAESYNALNQYEDATRFYRQYINAAEEDDDLRIAHYGLGWVYHKQEIYHWAARSFGEAATGDDELARKALYYKGANEKMAGRSDQAISSFRDFGDRFQSGAFIEQAYFEWAVLAFEVGFYGEAIEALRPLAQRAEELENPGEVITFLGEVYFANGEYTRALETFEIAEDISDLDPAVKRQARFQRAWVQYSNQAYEQSQPEFERVHNESPESTLGKEALFWSADAHYQIRNYGPAASQYAQFIERYPDHELVGAAKYALGWSYFMMGDFENATAPLIDFLENYDPPSIALFPFDTDTQLRIGDAFYAQGEYQDALRYYNMAIGAEPGGDYAMFQVANSYYRMNQNFEAVSQFRRVLRIYPFSSLREQAQYNVAYIYLNTGNYDQAIEEFQAVINRYPETEWAARAQYNIGDSYYNAGNYDQAIEAYNQVLEDYPRSNYIIEAINGIQFAQLSAGEEDSSTEVLEEFLADNPTSSTADRLRFRQAENMMQSGDYEAAVDEFRQYLRITNNQELVPDAYINMADAYVRTDNTEAAIEALQTLVNDFPDSDQTASALAELGRLHYDEGNYRESYESYEQLIEADARYRQEGILGMGNANIAMGNVNEARQNFEEVLSIDENSDAARVGLGKVLLEDDRVEEARRFFSLVAENNTTDIGAEAQYLLGESYLSSGDSESAREAFSRVQVLFETYDVWVAEAQYKIAEIHIREGRRGDAMSLLESIVEQYPGTSGAEKAEALLNRN